One Coleofasciculus chthonoplastes PCC 7420 genomic region harbors:
- a CDS encoding response regulator transcription factor, giving the protein MGTVLVVEDSATDMQIIINCLQQGGINVLTADSGEAALEKLNTHKPDVIVLDVVLPGCSGFEVCRDLKAAANTSKIPIVICSTKSGEMDKFWGMKQGADAYLAKPVDQEELLRTVKQLTLR; this is encoded by the coding sequence ATGGGAACTGTTCTAGTTGTTGAAGATTCTGCCACCGACATGCAAATCATCATTAATTGTCTCCAGCAAGGAGGTATTAATGTATTGACGGCTGACAGTGGTGAAGCCGCCCTAGAAAAATTGAATACCCACAAACCAGATGTGATTGTCCTAGATGTTGTCCTTCCAGGATGCAGTGGGTTTGAAGTCTGTCGTGATCTCAAAGCTGCCGCGAATACCAGCAAGATTCCCATTGTAATCTGCTCAACTAAAAGCGGTGAGATGGATAAATTCTGGGGCATGAAACAAGGAGCTGATGCCTATCTGGCGAAACCCGTTGATCAAGAGGAATTGCTCCGTACCGTTAAACAATTAACGCTGCGATAG
- a CDS encoding response regulator transcription factor, with translation MGTALVVEDCLTDLQIITQCLQQEGIKVLTADSGEDALMKLSSQKPDVIVLDVVLPGRSGFEVCRDIKDAANTKSIPVVICSTKHGEMDKFWGMKQGADAYIGKPIDQAELLRTVKQLIRS, from the coding sequence ATGGGGACTGCTTTAGTTGTTGAAGATTGCTTGACAGATTTACAAATCATTACTCAATGCTTACAGCAAGAAGGAATCAAAGTTCTCACTGCTGATAGTGGTGAAGATGCGTTGATGAAATTGAGCAGCCAAAAACCAGATGTAATTGTTCTAGATGTTGTGCTACCGGGTCGGAGTGGATTTGAGGTTTGCCGAGACATTAAAGATGCCGCTAATACCAAAAGCATCCCTGTGGTTATTTGCTCGACCAAACATGGCGAAATGGATAAATTTTGGGGAATGAAGCAAGGTGCTGATGCCTACATTGGTAAACCGATTGATCAAGCCGAACTTTTACGCACAGTGAAACAGCTAATCAGAAGCTAA
- a CDS encoding chemotaxis protein CheW has protein sequence MSNVLLSSNSSLPTIPISEQLSSLATQANEQFLRFHLLPDTTALLPIHQLTEVLTIPRGQIVPIFQMPAWVMGAYNWRGEVLWMVDLGHLVGLTPWYQQAASGSAYTAIVLQAKTKSSTSTQANSEMLGLVVNRVEDIEWCHADWIQSPPSASVTPELVPFLRGYWLKNNGEMLVIIDGNAIIASMPKQSV, from the coding sequence ATGTCCAACGTCTTACTCAGCTCAAATAGTTCATTACCGACTATCCCAATCTCAGAACAATTATCGAGTCTGGCTACCCAGGCAAATGAACAGTTTTTGCGCTTTCATTTGTTACCGGATACCACCGCTTTATTACCCATTCATCAACTGACTGAAGTATTGACGATTCCTAGAGGTCAAATTGTCCCAATTTTTCAAATGCCAGCTTGGGTAATGGGGGCTTACAATTGGCGGGGTGAAGTCTTATGGATGGTTGATTTAGGTCATTTAGTCGGGCTTACGCCGTGGTATCAACAAGCGGCTAGTGGTTCAGCTTATACGGCGATTGTGCTGCAAGCCAAAACCAAATCGTCAACTTCAACCCAAGCCAACAGCGAAATGCTAGGACTCGTGGTAAACCGAGTTGAAGATATTGAATGGTGTCATGCCGATTGGATTCAATCTCCTCCCTCCGCTAGTGTTACCCCGGAACTGGTGCCATTCTTGCGCGGGTACTGGTTGAAAAATAATGGTGAAATGCTCGTGATTATTGATGGAAACGCGATTATTGCATCGATGCCCAAGCAATCTGTTTAA
- a CDS encoding methyl-accepting chemotaxis protein: MTRLSPKPDTNGRGSYSQNLPPETQPYSSDYPPSMPYRTSGTADQSLPKLPALEAMGKTPEQRSNRRGLLSSLRSKAIGLALAIGTLPVLAVGATAYFTASGGMYKQVVSNEQTNTIDLEDKLEAFMAERYSDIQVMAEVPVFNNAELVKSTPKAEKERLLNAYEKLYGSYDSIGVFDLQGNVLAQSDSGEILENHSDRDYFQEVLRTDQIYITEPRLSETTNRYGIYIAAPIKDSVTGKTIGIIRTREPMERVNGIFGVTKERQQEFHLIDSSGNVVAAEDPNDVGQTFEEKFPKLYSQVQQNQAEILTIVEQRTGREDVITYAPTENLAELYNLNWALIIVRPSEVAFAPQRNMLWTLGLGTGGAALMVGAVATFVAGNATRPIVDAAGAVSKIGQGDLDTRLQVKGDDELATLGANINDMAGQLEVFIQEQELAAEQARLLADITGSRTLKSQEIRDLFQKAVEETRKILKAERVMIFQFNPDGSSYVAAESVAMGWPRSLNDKMEELTLSEERRQTYKEARVVATNHVFEADLVPEEQKLMARLGVKANLEVPILHEGQPFALIMANQCSVPREWQTAEVNFFKQLGGQIGLVIDRVMLLETTDKLAQEQRELKEGLQQRALELLKEVDPISKGDLTIRARVTADEIGTVADSYNATVGNLRKIVEQVQKAATQVATTTSSNEVAVQSLSQEALMQAEQISYALSRAQEMAETVRMVAAHAEQAELAVQEASQTVAEGDDNMNRTVEGILAIRETVAETAKKVKHLGESSQKISTVVNLISTFAAQTNLLALNASIEAARAGEEGRGFAVVADEVRALARQSAEATAEIEKLVAAIQGETNEVVAAMEAGTEQVVTGTKLVDETRASLNKIATASNQINQLVEAIANATVVQSRASEDVTQTMTNVADIAARTSEEAGFVSSSFEQLRKVAQALQSDVGQFKLK, encoded by the coding sequence ATGACTAGACTTTCTCCCAAACCTGATACCAATGGTCGCGGTTCTTACTCGCAGAATCTACCCCCTGAGACTCAACCCTATTCCAGTGACTATCCCCCATCGATGCCCTATCGAACGTCTGGGACTGCTGATCAATCTCTACCTAAATTGCCTGCACTCGAGGCGATGGGAAAAACGCCAGAACAGCGTTCAAACCGTCGCGGGTTGCTGTCTAGTCTGCGAAGTAAAGCGATTGGTTTAGCACTAGCCATTGGAACATTACCCGTATTGGCAGTGGGGGCGACTGCCTACTTTACAGCCAGTGGCGGGATGTATAAACAAGTGGTGAGCAACGAACAAACGAACACAATTGACTTGGAAGACAAGTTAGAGGCATTCATGGCAGAACGCTACAGTGACATTCAAGTTATGGCAGAAGTTCCGGTGTTTAATAATGCTGAACTGGTGAAGAGTACACCCAAGGCAGAAAAGGAACGTCTGCTTAATGCCTATGAGAAACTGTACGGCAGTTACGACAGTATTGGTGTGTTTGACCTCCAGGGTAACGTTCTTGCCCAATCAGACTCTGGAGAAATTCTCGAAAATCACTCTGACCGAGACTATTTTCAAGAAGTATTGAGAACGGATCAGATCTACATCACGGAACCACGGCTCTCTGAAACGACTAACAGGTACGGTATCTATATAGCCGCACCGATTAAGGATTCCGTGACAGGTAAAACCATTGGCATTATCCGCACCCGTGAGCCGATGGAACGAGTGAATGGAATTTTCGGTGTAACCAAAGAGCGACAACAAGAATTTCACCTGATTGATTCGTCAGGTAACGTGGTGGCTGCAGAAGATCCTAATGATGTGGGTCAAACATTTGAGGAAAAGTTTCCCAAGCTGTATAGTCAAGTTCAACAAAACCAGGCAGAAATCTTGACCATTGTTGAACAGCGAACTGGACGGGAAGACGTTATTACTTACGCCCCTACAGAAAACTTAGCTGAACTGTATAACCTGAACTGGGCGCTAATTATTGTCCGTCCTTCTGAGGTGGCGTTTGCACCGCAACGGAATATGCTCTGGACTCTGGGATTAGGGACAGGGGGTGCCGCCTTAATGGTTGGTGCAGTCGCGACGTTCGTGGCTGGGAACGCTACTCGACCGATTGTGGATGCAGCCGGTGCGGTGTCAAAAATTGGTCAAGGTGACTTGGATACTCGCTTGCAGGTTAAAGGGGATGACGAACTGGCGACTCTGGGTGCAAACATTAACGATATGGCGGGTCAGTTAGAGGTCTTTATCCAAGAACAAGAACTCGCTGCCGAACAAGCCCGCTTACTGGCAGATATTACAGGTTCTCGCACCCTGAAATCCCAGGAAATCCGGGATCTCTTCCAGAAAGCGGTTGAGGAAACCCGTAAAATCCTTAAGGCTGAACGAGTGATGATCTTCCAATTTAACCCTGATGGTAGCAGCTATGTTGCGGCTGAATCAGTGGCAATGGGTTGGCCCCGTAGCCTGAATGACAAGATGGAAGAACTCACTCTGTCTGAGGAACGACGCCAGACGTATAAAGAAGCCCGTGTTGTCGCTACCAATCATGTCTTTGAAGCGGATTTAGTACCAGAGGAACAAAAATTAATGGCACGTCTGGGTGTCAAAGCCAACTTAGAAGTGCCGATTCTCCACGAAGGTCAACCTTTTGCTTTGATCATGGCGAACCAATGTTCGGTTCCTCGTGAATGGCAAACTGCAGAAGTCAACTTCTTTAAACAGTTAGGGGGTCAGATTGGACTGGTAATCGACCGAGTAATGCTCCTAGAAACTACCGACAAACTGGCGCAAGAACAACGGGAGTTGAAAGAAGGCTTACAACAACGCGCTTTAGAACTCCTGAAGGAAGTAGACCCAATTAGTAAAGGTGACTTAACCATTCGGGCGCGAGTCACAGCGGATGAAATCGGTACGGTTGCTGACTCGTACAACGCCACGGTAGGAAACTTACGCAAGATTGTCGAACAGGTGCAAAAAGCGGCGACTCAGGTGGCAACAACCACAAGCAGCAACGAAGTGGCGGTTCAATCCCTATCCCAAGAAGCCTTGATGCAAGCCGAGCAAATTTCCTACGCTCTTAGCCGTGCCCAAGAAATGGCAGAAACAGTACGCATGGTTGCCGCCCACGCTGAACAAGCAGAATTGGCAGTGCAAGAAGCCTCTCAGACTGTGGCAGAAGGGGACGACAATATGAACCGCACTGTTGAAGGGATTCTAGCAATCCGTGAAACTGTAGCAGAAACAGCGAAAAAAGTCAAACACTTGGGTGAATCATCCCAAAAGATTTCCACCGTTGTTAACCTGATTAGCACCTTTGCCGCCCAAACCAACCTGCTAGCGCTGAACGCCTCCATTGAGGCAGCCCGCGCCGGAGAAGAAGGACGAGGGTTCGCGGTGGTTGCGGACGAAGTACGTGCCTTGGCGCGGCAATCGGCAGAAGCGACAGCAGAAATTGAAAAACTGGTGGCGGCGATTCAAGGGGAAACCAATGAAGTGGTTGCGGCGATGGAAGCAGGGACAGAACAGGTGGTTACGGGTACAAAATTAGTGGACGAAACTCGTGCCTCTCTGAACAAAATTGCCACAGCTTCTAACCAGATTAACCAATTGGTTGAAGCGATTGCCAACGCCACAGTTGTTCAATCCCGAGCCTCTGAAGATGTGACCCAAACGATGACCAATGTGGCAGACATTGCTGCCCGAACATCAGAAGAAGCTGGGTTTGTTTCGTCTTCCTTTGAACAACTACGAAAAGTGGCTCAAGCCCTACAATCTGACGTAGGTCAGTTTAAGTTGAAGTAA
- a CDS encoding hybrid sensor histidine kinase/response regulator, with protein sequence MTLNPDIRDQAYQFFIEEAPELLQNIEAGLLNLRQDRSTANVHGMMRAAHSLKGGSASVELEAIKTIAHRLENIFKALYNKTVEIDTDLESQLLQAYDCLRLPLMEQIATNQFDQEQSLAIAEPIFAQIETRLGDALTQADNFIPSSSELGVDMALSIFEVDVEQGLELLSQVVADPDHHPVAGELRAQADVFAGFAELLNLPGFGAIAQMAITALNAHPDKALEITQVALADFDAGRLAVLNGDRSQGGTPSPELVALAGEAGEAGEAGEAGEAGEAGEAGEAGEAGEAGEAGEAGGAGGLGFPASEESLSPSSLDADAEPLVADLEDEVPSLEDVFGEVEADTSQEEEVEPEPEEELTAASASSLSIPAPETLEDAIASIGQVYEELPEVEDLPAPAASDDATPAVTSNSLVPSKPGSSELSATHPSAQPTSENQEPESVSPKRSKSKQEAATPHLSVRVDSERLERMNNLVGELAINRNGLSLQHQQLQRSVRELLERFSRVQTMVNHLRELSDKMLISPERYNPQINIALLNQLTEFVSRTEEFDSLELDNYSILNSRLQQLIEDMVQVEESVDDVALFAKQSDQTLEQQRQMLTSLRDELMWARMLPLGEVLNRYPRVIRDLSTRYKKSVNLKLNGTNVLVDKAALEKLYDPLMHLLRNAFDHGIELPEVRRQQGKPEVGQIEIRAYHQGSQTIIEVKDDGQGLNTKRIGQQAVDMGLVSPEQLTTLTPNRLFEFLFEPGFSTAEQVSELSGRGVGLDVVRSQMRSLKGTISVHSSPGVGTTFTLRLPLTLTIGKLLVCFVGSTALALPSDSVEEIVIPKGNQVKTTGEQRFLRWRGQIVPTYRLTDLLDYACPLPETCPSQALVSVPSPTDWALPMLVLRQDQYVLALEIDRLVTEQELVIKPFGSAIAPPSFTYGCTILGDGSLIPVIDGAVLMDQLLGQSSQSISITSSNRTLVSMSDSPTAHTNDKVQTAKAPTVLVVDDAVALRRTLALTLERAGCRVLQARDGREALEQLRQTSAINLVVCDIEMPNMNGFEFLGQRRQDPQISKVPVVMLTSRSNDKHRWLARHLGANAYFTKPYLEQEFLGAIEQILTQDKSQQPQLQPS encoded by the coding sequence ATGACACTCAACCCCGATATTCGCGATCAAGCCTATCAATTCTTTATTGAAGAAGCACCGGAACTCTTACAAAATATTGAAGCGGGCTTGCTTAACCTGCGTCAGGATCGGAGCACGGCAAATGTCCATGGAATGATGCGAGCAGCTCATTCCTTAAAAGGAGGTTCAGCGAGTGTAGAATTGGAGGCGATTAAGACTATCGCTCATCGCCTAGAAAATATTTTTAAGGCACTCTACAACAAAACTGTTGAAATTGATACAGACTTAGAGAGTCAATTGCTGCAAGCGTATGACTGTTTGCGTCTGCCATTGATGGAGCAAATTGCCACCAATCAGTTTGATCAAGAGCAATCCTTAGCGATTGCTGAACCGATTTTTGCTCAGATTGAAACCCGGTTAGGTGATGCCTTAACTCAGGCAGATAATTTTATCCCCAGTTCATCAGAATTAGGGGTAGATATGGCATTATCCATCTTTGAAGTGGATGTGGAACAAGGTTTGGAATTACTGTCTCAAGTTGTAGCAGATCCAGATCATCATCCGGTAGCCGGAGAGTTACGGGCGCAAGCAGATGTATTTGCGGGGTTTGCCGAACTTTTAAATCTACCCGGATTTGGCGCGATCGCACAGATGGCAATTACGGCGCTAAATGCCCACCCAGACAAGGCGTTAGAGATTACTCAAGTTGCCCTGGCTGATTTTGATGCAGGTAGACTGGCAGTGTTAAATGGCGATCGCAGCCAAGGTGGTACACCATCGCCTGAGTTAGTCGCCTTAGCTGGGGAAGCCGGGGAAGCTGGGGAAGCTGGGGAAGCCGGGGAAGCCGGGGAAGCTGGGGAAGCTGGGGAAGCTGGGGAAGCCGGGGAAGCTGGGGAAGCTGGGGAAGCTGGGGGGGCTGGGGGGTTAGGTTTCCCAGCATCCGAGGAATCGCTGTCTCCTTCGTCTTTGGATGCCGATGCTGAACCGCTTGTAGCCGATTTAGAAGATGAGGTTCCCTCCTTAGAGGATGTGTTTGGGGAAGTAGAAGCCGACACCAGTCAGGAAGAAGAAGTAGAACCAGAACCGGAAGAGGAATTAACAGCAGCGTCGGCATCGAGTCTAAGTATACCTGCACCAGAAACCCTGGAAGACGCGATCGCATCCATTGGACAAGTGTATGAGGAATTGCCAGAAGTTGAGGATCTGCCTGCACCTGCGGCGAGTGATGACGCAACTCCCGCCGTTACCTCTAATAGTCTGGTTCCCTCAAAACCGGGTTCGAGTGAACTCTCTGCTACTCATCCATCAGCCCAACCCACATCCGAGAACCAAGAACCTGAATCGGTATCGCCGAAACGTTCTAAATCTAAACAGGAAGCAGCGACACCTCACCTATCCGTGCGGGTTGACTCGGAACGCTTAGAACGCATGAATAACCTGGTGGGTGAGTTAGCGATTAACCGGAATGGGTTATCCCTGCAACACCAGCAACTACAACGATCTGTGCGAGAGTTATTAGAACGATTTAGCCGGGTGCAAACCATGGTGAATCATTTGCGGGAACTCTCGGACAAGATGCTAATTTCACCGGAACGTTATAACCCCCAGATCAATATCGCCCTGCTGAATCAACTGACGGAATTTGTCAGTCGCACCGAAGAGTTTGATTCCCTGGAATTGGATAACTATAGTATCCTCAATTCTCGACTGCAACAGCTTATTGAAGATATGGTGCAGGTGGAAGAATCGGTGGATGATGTCGCCCTATTTGCCAAGCAATCGGATCAAACTCTGGAACAGCAACGGCAAATGCTGACCAGTTTACGGGATGAGTTGATGTGGGCGCGGATGTTGCCCTTGGGTGAGGTTCTCAACCGTTATCCGCGTGTGATCCGCGATTTGTCTACTCGGTATAAAAAATCGGTTAATTTGAAACTGAATGGGACGAATGTTCTGGTAGATAAAGCGGCGTTAGAAAAACTCTATGATCCGCTAATGCATTTACTTCGCAATGCCTTTGATCATGGGATTGAATTACCAGAGGTGAGGCGTCAGCAGGGGAAACCTGAAGTCGGGCAAATTGAAATTCGCGCCTATCACCAAGGCAGTCAAACCATTATAGAGGTCAAAGATGATGGTCAAGGATTAAATACTAAACGGATTGGTCAACAGGCGGTTGATATGGGATTGGTGTCACCGGAACAACTGACGACGCTGACGCCGAATCGATTATTTGAGTTTCTGTTTGAACCTGGATTTTCTACGGCGGAACAAGTGAGTGAATTGTCGGGGCGAGGAGTAGGATTGGATGTGGTGCGATCGCAGATGCGTTCCTTAAAAGGGACGATTTCGGTTCATTCATCTCCTGGTGTGGGGACAACGTTTACCTTACGCCTACCGTTAACCCTTACCATTGGTAAACTCCTCGTCTGTTTCGTTGGTTCTACGGCGTTGGCGTTACCTTCAGACAGTGTAGAAGAAATTGTTATTCCCAAAGGGAATCAAGTCAAAACCACCGGAGAACAGCGATTTCTACGCTGGCGGGGTCAAATTGTTCCCACCTATCGGTTAACGGATTTATTGGATTATGCTTGTCCCTTACCCGAAACCTGTCCCAGTCAGGCGTTGGTTTCGGTTCCATCACCAACCGATTGGGCGTTACCGATGCTAGTTTTGCGTCAAGATCAATATGTTCTCGCCCTAGAAATTGATCGCCTGGTGACAGAACAGGAATTAGTAATTAAACCCTTCGGCAGTGCGATCGCGCCTCCTAGTTTTACTTATGGCTGTACTATCTTAGGGGACGGCAGTTTAATCCCCGTGATTGATGGCGCTGTGTTAATGGATCAGCTTTTAGGTCAAAGCAGCCAGTCAATCTCAATTACATCCAGTAACCGCACTCTTGTGAGCATGAGCGACTCTCCTACTGCTCACACAAATGATAAAGTCCAAACCGCGAAAGCCCCCACCGTCTTAGTCGTAGATGACGCGGTAGCATTACGGCGAACTCTCGCCCTCACCTTAGAACGAGCTGGATGTCGGGTATTACAAGCCAGAGATGGACGAGAAGCGCTGGAACAATTACGGCAAACCTCAGCGATTAATTTAGTGGTTTGTGACATTGAAATGCCCAACATGAACGGGTTTGAATTTCTCGGTCAACGTCGCCAAGATCCCCAGATTTCCAAAGTTCCCGTGGTGATGTTAACCTCCCGCAGTAACGATAAACATCGCTGGTTAGCACGGCATTTAGGCGCAAATGCTTACTTTACCAAACCTTATCTGGAACAAGAATTTTTAGGTGCGATCGAACAAATTTTAACCCAGGATAAGTCACAACAGCCGCAATTGCAACCCTCTTGA
- a CDS encoding chemotaxis protein CheW, translating to MATLVTQFQPNDTDLAQSRQVIPSLKFIVFSMGNLHLALRIESVYKVVDHTPIYSSGLNHVGVAHLGDREVTVVDLYWRFFKQSPIQESSTGGYLIVVRNTTGDLYGIPVTDTPMLMEIPLSAIRLLPESYRRADTLEVASHVAVIPQDKESITVFLLDVDLLMPIFQEIGILTHNV from the coding sequence ATGGCAACATTAGTTACTCAATTTCAACCCAACGATACTGATTTAGCCCAATCTAGACAGGTTATTCCATCTTTAAAATTCATTGTCTTCAGTATGGGAAATCTGCATCTAGCCTTACGCATTGAGTCAGTTTATAAAGTCGTGGATCACACGCCAATCTACAGTAGTGGGCTGAATCATGTCGGCGTTGCTCATTTAGGCGATCGCGAAGTTACAGTTGTAGACTTGTATTGGCGATTTTTCAAGCAAAGCCCGATTCAGGAATCCAGCACGGGCGGGTATTTGATTGTGGTTAGAAACACGACAGGGGACTTATATGGAATTCCGGTAACTGACACACCAATGTTAATGGAAATACCATTATCAGCCATTCGTTTACTACCCGAATCCTATCGACGAGCCGATACCCTAGAAGTTGCCAGTCATGTAGCCGTTATTCCCCAGGATAAAGAATCGATTACTGTATTTTTACTCGATGTCGATTTACTGATGCCAATCTTCCAGGAAATTGGCATCTTAACACACAACGTATGA
- a CDS encoding Uma2 family endonuclease, with the protein MDTLTLNVPPTVGLTDEQFYQLCVANEQWRLELTADGELIIMPPTGGESGISNADLTTDLTLWNRQTRLGKVFDSSTEFRLPNNAKRCPNVSWVILQRWEALSPEQRRRFPPLCPDFVIELRSESDSLKDLRAKMLEYRDNGARLGWLIDPQTPLVEIYRPTVDVEQINFSIDEPPTLSGEDVLPGFVLDLTVILNP; encoded by the coding sequence ATGGACACTCTAACTCTAAACGTACCCCCCACCGTCGGTCTAACCGACGAGCAATTTTACCAACTTTGTGTCGCGAATGAACAATGGCGCTTAGAACTAACCGCTGATGGAGAACTAATCATTATGCCCCCAACAGGTGGAGAAAGTGGTATTAGTAATGCCGATTTAACCACAGATTTGACGCTATGGAATCGTCAAACCAGACTGGGAAAAGTGTTTGACTCATCCACTGAGTTTCGATTACCCAATAATGCCAAACGTTGTCCCAATGTATCCTGGGTAATTCTTCAACGATGGGAAGCCTTATCTCCTGAACAACGGCGACGTTTTCCTCCCTTATGTCCAGACTTTGTGATTGAACTTCGTTCTGAAAGTGATTCGCTTAAAGACTTACGTGCCAAAATGTTAGAGTACCGAGATAATGGCGCTCGCTTAGGTTGGCTGATTGACCCCCAAACTCCCCTAGTTGAAATTTACCGACCGACTGTTGATGTAGAACAAATCAATTTCTCGATTGACGAACCACCTACACTGTCAGGTGAAGATGTGTTACCTGGCTTTGTCCTCGATTTAACTGTCATCCTGAACCCTTAA
- a CDS encoding dual specificity protein phosphatase family protein, producing the protein MVQNSNLSLVQIQDIYPSLHSHITLYMLENFGATVKILSPHPPQDIIVQIWTNALTKFNSEGDWHGINLTYTPEESQPVSVFQGSFMPTAPGDFQFTYRFRLKNDENAWQWAGQFQENGYLKVELPSPDRQWTQGPNFVEVFPNIYVGNFIAASQAASLGIDAVLNLGEELTLMFPESSPIAYRKMGTLDGASNPIADELLLAAVQWIDEQVQQGKNKILLNCRAGIGRSGSVGVAYCFSKNPQWTYQQTLDYIWSKKPNIYPHSQLQDSLERLFPRSTSR; encoded by the coding sequence ATGGTGCAGAATTCCAATCTTTCACTGGTGCAAATTCAAGACATTTATCCTTCCTTACATTCCCACATCACGCTTTATATGTTGGAGAATTTTGGGGCAACAGTTAAAATTCTGAGTCCCCATCCGCCTCAAGACATAATTGTACAAATCTGGACGAATGCTTTAACCAAATTCAATAGTGAAGGGGATTGGCATGGTATCAATTTAACCTACACTCCCGAAGAATCCCAGCCAGTCTCTGTATTCCAAGGCTCATTTATGCCAACGGCTCCCGGAGATTTTCAATTCACCTATCGATTTCGCCTGAAAAATGACGAAAATGCATGGCAATGGGCAGGACAATTTCAGGAAAATGGTTACCTTAAAGTAGAACTGCCTTCTCCAGACAGGCAATGGACACAAGGACCCAATTTTGTCGAAGTTTTTCCTAATATCTATGTCGGCAATTTTATCGCCGCATCCCAAGCGGCATCTCTAGGTATCGATGCTGTTCTGAATTTAGGGGAGGAATTGACCTTAATGTTTCCCGAATCTTCTCCTATTGCTTATAGAAAAATGGGTACTTTAGACGGCGCATCGAATCCGATTGCCGATGAATTGTTGTTAGCCGCTGTTCAGTGGATTGATGAACAAGTGCAGCAAGGCAAAAATAAGATATTACTCAATTGTCGTGCTGGGATTGGTCGCAGTGGTTCCGTAGGTGTTGCCTATTGTTTCTCCAAAAATCCCCAGTGGACTTATCAACAAACTTTAGACTACATTTGGAGTAAAAAGCCCAATATTTATCCCCACTCTCAATTGCAAGATAGCTTAGAACGTCTCTTTCCTCGGTCAACGTCAAGGTAA
- a CDS encoding Uma2 family endonuclease — protein MTAYTIDFNPIIQLTDDQFYQLCRANPDLKFERNAQGELIIMPPTGGETGNQNFEFGADLAIWNRQTRLGVGFDSSTCFKLPNGANRSPDLAWVIQERWDALSPEQRTKFPPICPDFVVELMSPSDRLKDTQDKMKEYIENGARLGWLIAPGMRRVEIHRPQQAVEVLEAPATLSGESVLPEFILNLSSIW, from the coding sequence ATGACCGCTTATACAATAGACTTTAACCCAATCATTCAGCTTACCGACGACCAATTTTATCAGTTGTGTCGGGCGAATCCAGATCTTAAATTTGAACGCAATGCCCAAGGAGAATTAATTATTATGCCTCCAACTGGCGGAGAAACCGGAAATCAAAATTTTGAGTTTGGTGCTGATTTAGCGATATGGAATCGCCAAACTCGATTAGGGGTTGGGTTTGACTCTTCCACCTGCTTTAAACTCCCCAACGGCGCTAATCGTTCTCCGGATTTGGCTTGGGTGATACAGGAACGGTGGGATGCACTATCTCCCGAACAACGCACCAAATTCCCGCCCATTTGCCCTGATTTTGTAGTGGAATTGATGTCTCCTTCGGATAGGTTAAAAGACACGCAAGATAAAATGAAGGAATATATCGAGAATGGCGCTCGTTTGGGTTGGTTAATTGCGCCAGGAATGAGACGAGTGGAAATTCATCGTCCTCAGCAAGCTGTTGAAGTTTTAGAGGCTCCAGCTACTCTCTCAGGAGAATCGGTTTTACCCGAATTTATTCTGAATTTAAGCTCTATTTGGTGA